A stretch of DNA from Chelonoidis abingdonii isolate Lonesome George chromosome 8, CheloAbing_2.0, whole genome shotgun sequence:
TGTGAAAAACTcaactgcaaaacaaacaaaaatggctGAAAACATCTGGGGTGTTTTGAGGAATCCCTGAACTTGGGGACAAGTATACTCAGTGAACTGAGAAATGAAACTGGACAAAAGCCAAAAATAAATGATTGTGTCTGATTAGCCAAAGATATTACAGAAAGTTAAGTAGCCTGGGCTGGTAGAAAAATCTGAGCAGCAGCAAAAGATAGAAAATGAACCTTTGGTCAGAAAATAAGTAGGAAGGGTTCTAGAGAGAACTGAGACACTGGCTTTTTGAATAAAGAGAGAGTGGAGTTTTTCTTCCACAGCTAGTATCTTTGAGGACTAAATCTAAAAGCTAGTGGAGTTCTCAGTCTGCCCTGCGTTGAAAGCACAAGACCCCAAGAGTGGCAATCTTAAGATTACAAGTATTctgtagaaatatttttattaaatatttgctgctGACTTTGATTTGGACAAACTGTGAACTTAAATatataatagaaaatgaaaattattcaCACTACAATAACTGTAATTCGACAAAACATGTTGCCCATATATATCCCACTCTTGGTGTGCACGCACTGCATGCATTCAAGTTTAgattcttttggccagcagtgtaCATTGTGGCTGTACCTCTGTACTGAGAGTCCTCATGCCTCCACCCAGAAAATCTAAATTCAAGTGCATGCGCACACATGCACCAAGAGTGgagtatatacatatatatgaacaagcactcaaagaagtcATGATGCATATTACCTGTTCCAATCCATGTTCATTagagaaacatttccattttctatattataaaatattactATACAGAATCTATAACTGTGCAGTTCAATAAATTAACCTGTATCTCCTGCATACCTTACCTGAAAAGCCAACAGCGCAATTCATTTTGTATGAAGGGTCATTCAGAAGTTCTGCAAGTGCAAATTCCAACACCATGTACACAATGCCAATCAGCACTGAAAATACTGCAATTATATACCCAAACAATACGCTTCCAAGCTTACGTTCCAACTTTATCCCCTTCCAAAGCAAGGAGACCATGTTAAAATATAAATGCCAATCATCTGCATGGTGAACTGGAGCAAGCAGCAAACGCTGCCAGTCTTTCCGGTAATAACCTTGGTCTACACTGATACACACTTTCAGCAGTGGTTTCAGAggtttcaaaaaaacaaaaacattcaggGCTAGGATCCCAAGTGTTACAGGTGGAATGTTTTCAAGCCCAACTTGAAAGACTTGAGAAAGTAGCAAGATTAGTCCAACATCTATTCCCCTCCGTCTTCGCTGCATAATCACTTCTTATTCTGAGAAACTATAGGATTGTTCCAATTTCCAGTCTATTGTTGGAATCCAGAAATACACAAGGTTAGGaaattctgaaagaaaaataaatctatattAATTGACAAACAATTATTTTATCAATAACTAATCAAACACACAAGGGGCATTTTCAAGCTCactggatgttttctaaaaatacATAGACTATTCACAAATTCTGCAGAATATTCTCAACTGTAACAGATGCAGACAGCACAGTTAAAgacaaaaatacaatttacattAACAAAGTTCAAGCACACAAGTTTACCATAAATACAAGATGATATTCTGCATCCCTTTGTAAGGTCTGAGTTAAAGGACTTCACAAAGTAGATTCCTAAAGgcatgaaagagagaaaagaatctgCAAGAACAGCTGCAGTTTGCATCTCATGGCCCTATGTAGGGCTGTAGTTGATCTCTGCTGTTCATGAATGTGCAAGCCATGTTTCCTCTTCCACCCTGATCTACTCACAACTAACTTGTGACCCCAAACCATCACGAAGGAGTTGGAAAGTTCCTCTCTATGGTCTCAACATTCTGGCATTCTATTTTTAGTTTTCCATGGCAGCTTTCCTAGAGGCAGTCATAGTATTTGATTCTCATTCTATCTGAAATCCTCCCACTATCTTTTCTTCCAAAATTTTACAGATATTCACGAGACACCAAGAATGGTAATCTAAATGACTGTCAGGTCGcaatataaaaaaattctgctcaaATAGTTAAGTGGTTCCACATAGGaacttactttaaaaactgaGAGTATTAATGTAGTTCTTGGAAAAACTTTGTAGAGTGGTGAAAATACATACTTCATATTTTCCTCAGTACCATACTTCTTTAAGATATAGTAGAAATGAGCCAGGGTGAAAGTAACATTCAACACTTACTGGAGCAggggccagctctggcccctggaaggggcggggcctcagacaGAAGAGGCGGGTtaggggtcagcatcccccagccagcccatctgcgCTGCCTGGCCCACACCGCCcggggctccagaggtgatttaaaggcctggggcactggccacagccccaggtccttttaaattgccagctcctgggcagctgctccttttgcttcTCCCCCATCCTGGCGGCGGTGGCCCAAGGGTGCAAAAAGGGCAgtgatgttaaagcactgccgtggcagtgATTTAATGTTGGTGGAGTACAGGCTGGTACCGGCAGCTGCTTTTTACCGGTATGCCGTATcgacttactttcacccctgaaatGACCACAGAAGAAAGAACAGTAGCAAAAACAACTACAAATAAAAATTCCATGTAAGTATACGCAATGGGAGAGATTCttgctccctctctgccccatttATGTCAAGTAAAATGATCTAAGAGATGTGAAGAGGCTCTAAAAGCCCTGGGTGTGGCTGGgggcaaaggaggaggagaattcttcctcagtttcccatgcTTGAAGACAGTCACAGACTGTCCTTTGAGGACTTTTGTAAGCCCTAACATATGTGTAGCGCTGCAGAGATTCTGGAAAGCAGAGCAGCCTATAGGCAGGTGGGGACAGGCTGTTACAATTCAGACAACACCTCGTGACTGTCTAAATTACACGGGGGGGGAGCTCCTCAGAATCAAGAGAGCACAAGAGTAGTTTAAAGCCATCTTTttctcccccagctcctggcgTGTGTGTTCTGTACAGCACCTCTAAGAGATgcagcacagaatttcacccatacaGAACCAGGAACAAAGATCAAATTCATCAGTCAACCTTATCTTTCAAAATTACACCATGAAATCATTTCCATACTTTCCAAAGTTCTCATCTCAAACAATACTCAGGACGTTTTTCAgataaaatcaattattttagaaaaatgaatatttatatatGATATAAAAGTAgagtggcttattttggtttagcttaagtcTGTATTTCACAGTTCTGCATTATGATTATTAGAACAGAGAGCCTTAAAAACCATTGCGACTGGGAGAAATTCCAGCTTCCTAATGGGACCCGGCACTTGCTAATACTCTTGGAATTGCCAGAGATAAGCCCTGTTTTAAacgtaatatttttattttcagagaaGTTATCTGAGGCCATTTGAGAGTTTatggctccctctgctccccatATATTTGGATTCAAGACGTAGTGACCTCATGCAATAACCACAGTATTATCATTAAACCATTTCAGTGTTTGTGGTTCTAGATTAGACATTTTACAAGACATATTAAACATTTTTCCCCTCATGGAATCACTAAATGGAAGAGTTAAAGCTGTTTCAGTTTCTTAATCATCCATTTCTTACCTTAATGTGTTTGGATTTCTCTTAAATGCAATCTCAACTTTGAATGTCCTGGGTATATAACACTTGGGCCTAGAGATAAgtacaactttatttttttttaaactcaccagTTACTAATACATACTCTCACCTTTGCATAGATTTTTTGCCTGGGATTTACTGAAcagttttaaattattaaaatatcatACATGAACATAATACAAGAAacctaaagagaaaaaaacatataTTAAGTTCTAACAATCTAAAGATATGTAGTATGAAccttaatttaacaaaaaaaaattaactttcacCAGCAGATTCACTGGTACACTAGACTTGCCAGATTCTACCAGTTAAGCTGGGTTTACATCACAAAAGGAACTTAAAGCAACCAAAGTGCACTGGGTGAACCAGGCTCTTATTCTGCAATTGATTTATTGGTTTACATTAGATGGCTGTGTTAGATGAACGAGACACAGGGAGAACCCAGTCCCTATGTCCATGTGCGTTAAAAGCTCCCTGTACTTCTGCTTAAATTCCACCGGCAGTGCTGCCTAAGTGTGCAGTGGGACTGAGGTAGCAGCATTACAGAGAGTCTGTCAAGCACTGATGCTCTAGCTAGCatgcagcaaaaaaaataaaataaaataaaaaaaatctttaaacagCGGTAGTGAGCCAAGTAATCTAACCAATGAGAACTTTTGACAGAGGCCCAACCGCCCTCTACCACTAAGTCATTACAACCAATAGAATCATTGCATGCAAAATAGCTACAGATAGGGATTAGTAACTTGAGGCATCACAATCTCTCATTTAATAGTTATCTGAGATGTGACCTGAGCCTGCCTGTAGCCTGTAATAGATGCAATCATCAATAATTTGACTTAATTGCAacctaatttcttcaa
This window harbors:
- the RHBDD1 gene encoding rhomboid-related protein 4 isoform X3, which translates into the protein MQRRRRGIDVGLILLLSQVFQVGLENIPPVTLGILALNVFVFLKPLKPLLKVCISVDQGYYRKDWQRLLLAPVHHADDWHLYFNMVSLLWKGIKLERKLGSVLFGYIIAVFSVLIGIVYMVLEFALAELLNDPSYKMNCAVGFSGVLFALKVLNNHYHPGGTSNIMGIPVSSRYACWLELVAIHLCSPGTSFAGHLAGILVGLMYTMGPLKMLMKATAGGFSYFNDSARQRDYNSGFSAGSHSNERRPYGFWFPPEQLSEEEVRRQRLNRFDRW